The window GAATATATATGCGAATAAATTAACGAGCCGGGGAATTGCAGGAATCCAGATTTATTGACCCCACCCACAAATGGCAAACTGCCCCCTGGGGGCTGTTTTGAAGGAAGGATTCGTCCTCCGATTTAACAATTCACGTAGTGACATTTGCATTTTTGATTGCCTTAATATTTCTTGCAttgcttttggcttttgtttatGGCCAACACCGTTGCGGTAGGTGTTTCAACCACCCTGAACCAAAAACCATCAGAAAAAGTTAAGACTCTGGAAACGTGTCGTGTAAATTAAAAAGGTTTTGGGTGTTTTCGGTGTTTTCGGTTTACggttttgccaaaaaaaaatgatatgcCAAAGGTCATCGAGACTTTGAAATTTTCCCAGCAACGTTTTATGCTAATCATTATGGTATATTTTGGGCGTGACAAGGTCTAATTATTTTGGGTTTTGGTCAGCTCATCTgacttttttttaatcggaGTCAATGCCATTTACTTAAAATGCCATCAAGGAGAAAAATTCAATGAAAAGGAATCTTGGTTTTCAATGGGGATTAAATATATGGTGGAAGTTCAAGCAACCGAAGACAAAGGACCTGTGTATTATATTTCCAGGCAATTGTTTATGGAGTCCTCCGAATTCGGGATCTACAGGAggcatttctttattttcggTGGGGGGATTCGTGCTCAAGTGGCGGGcaacattaaaataaagaaagcgcGTATATGataaaaggaaaggaaaaggCGAATCCCTAGCCGCAGGGAGGAAAACttccacacacacagacagactACTCCGAAGGATTCCGGACTCCGGATAGAGGCCTCGGAACTTCAGGACTCGAGGAGTGACGTGTTTGGCGTAGCAACATCAGTGGCAGCAGCACTTAACCTTGGCTGTATACCGAGGACACGGCACTCGAGTTATGAATTAAATCCTGCCACGAATCGTCCCACGAATCCTGCTACGAGTCCTGCCTGCTGAGATGGGTATTCCACATACAGTTATCTCTGCGAAAACTTTAACCCAAAAGGCTCAAAGGACGAAATGTGACTCTCTGGCATTGGAGCGAAAGCTTCACGTTTCCTATTTTCCATTCAGCAATTGCTCTTAGCTGAAAGCTTTCTCCCCAAAGAGACATTTTTTAGAAGAGTTGGGCTAGAGAAAATTGCAGAGAAGTTTTTTGGATATTCTATGGGTAATGTTTGTGGGGTTATGAGAGTAATAGTAGTATTACTTGTTTGTATTACTAGTTTGTACTTCAAAAACTAGACTAGATTAGctgctaaaaataaaaataaaacgcatgataaatatttttacattttcaaaatattattataattattattattacaatATTTCAATGATTCACAGGcccattttttgtttaattaattattgacattatttaaaaatctctATTTCTGTAAAACATaaagtacatacatatgtatttttataaacgaatgttttataattaaaagggGCTGCAATGggtttaataatattttatataaattcttTGGTGTTATTTGTACCACAAAGTGCATGTGTTGTTCCATAAGTTCAAATTCCCAAGTTCAAATTCCTAAGTTTAAAGTTCATAATGTTCGACATTAGTTTTccaaaagtattttttttttaaatgccattttttaGCCATTATTTAGCTTTACGATGAGCTCTATTCTTGGTTCGGGCTTTTGAAATTCGGCCATGATCACGAAAAGTTTTTGGAGCACCTTTTTTGCCTGtaattgtttaattaaaaaaaaaaatatcttaaattacaattaaaaGGGCTATTATTAAAGttcaataatatttaatataaattctTAAGTATTTCTTTTACCACAAAGTTAAGATTTGGGTTCTTTTTTCGGTTCGAGCTTGCGATAATTGGCCGTGATTAGGTAAAGTTTTTGGAGCATTTTGTCTGCCTCGGCGGTGGTCATAGCAAACACGTGGATCATCCCCGACTCGTGGACCCGGGCTGCCACTCCCGGCATTGTCTTGTCCACATAGTAGACGTAGTGCATGTCAGACTGGAGCGGCTCCGAGCACAAGGCGTATGCCTCACTGAACTGTGTGAGCAGGATCCTCCAGGGATAATAGGCGTACGATACGAGACGCAAATGAAGCAGCTTGTTGGCAGGTTCGGCCACGAAATTTAACTGACCCGTTAACTTCATCATTAGCTCCCGTTGAGTTTCGGCCAGCATGTTCTGGCCCCTACCGTTGATAATCATCAGAGTGCCGTTGGACCAAATCCATGCTATCTGGGTGGCCACAAAGCGCTTTTGGATCACATCGATGTCGGTGCTATAGACAGAATTATCCAGTCGATTCACAGCAGCCTTAAGGACGATGTTTCGATTTAACTGCAGAGTGCAGAACATCTTGCAGAACTTCATCTCGATGCGTAGACGTAGATCCTCCACTTTGCGTTTGGTAGGACGTCGCAAGATCCTGATCTTCTGGAGACACTGGTCCAAGTGCACTGGAAGCGGTGGCATGAGCAAGTTGCGCCTCAAGCTTTCAGCCGCTTTGCAGCCGAACTGCTGGTTCCACTTGGTGCGCAGTTTTTTGGCCTGCGGATCCCTGAACTCCGTCATATTTTGATCGATGATGTCCTCAAAGTCCTCGAGACGCACTCGAAAGCTATTCTGCCAGCCATTCTCCGGAATAGTATTCATTTTAGTTGCTTGATTTTCCGGAGAGGGGGGCTTTAGCTGCTCCATGCTGATCGCTGTCTCAAAGTCAACGGCTCCCGGTGCAGTGGAGTTCTCCTTGGGGGTATTTTCGGCATAGATAAGCGCCTGCAGCTGCTGGGAAATTGTAACGCTGCACTGCTGCAACCACTCCTGGATAGCAGCCTCGTCCTGCGGCTTGGGCGGCACCGGACCTATATCCTTGACATCCAAAATGATGGGGCGTTCTGGTCTGCAGTTCTCAACTACCCGATCATACCCATCATCGATTGGTTCCTGTTTTATAAATGGCACAGTAACATCCGACATAAATGGCAAAGTGGGTTTAGGCGTTTCGTCGTAATCGATTGGTTCCTGTTTTATCTTAAAAGCGGGGATAATAGGCTGAATGACTGGATTTGTGGGGATTTGTGGATCCACGGGCTCTATTTTAATGGTAACTTTATCTAGTGGACGAGCAGGGAGTGGTTTTCTGACCTCCCTTGCCGAACTTTTTCCGTTGTTGGGGCTTAGTAAATCGAACAGAAGATCATGGTTTTTAGGATAGTCCTTGGCCAAACTCAAAAGCATATCGAACTCCTCGATATCGCTTAAGGGTTCGCTTAGCAACTCCGATTTGATCCATTCCTTCATGGCACGCTCCTCCTCCGGCCCGATCTCCAAATGACCCATATGCATTTCCTCCTCCTTTACTTTTGGCTTGGCCTGGCTCTCTATATGTCTGTTCCTATCCCAATTCTCCCAATTGAAGTATTCCTCACCTGTGGTATTCCAAGTTTCCTTCAAGGCGTCCTCCTTTTCTGACTCCTTGTCAGAGTCCACGATTGGTTCCCGGGGTGGAGTCTTGGCGTTGTGTTTGCCGCCCACTAAACAAATCGGCCATTCCGCTTCGGACATGGGTATCGAATCATTCTTTGCCTTCATGTAGCTATCCACAATGTCCTGCGAGGAGGGAAGATCCATTAAATCGTCTACAGCAGATCTTGGTATCGGCGAAATGGGACGAAAATTCTTGTCCATCAGCCAATCCCAATCGATTGGTTTCTTTTCGGTAGTGGTCGATGGCTTAATTATGGGCTTGCGTGGCTTTGGAGGCGGCTTATCCTTGAACTTGGTTGGCAGACGTCGTGGCTTTACAACCCTATGGGTGCTGGACGGCTGCCTCGGCTCCAATTCAGGGATAACATGCATAGGCTCCGAGTCCTCATCGAGGCCAAAGTCGAGCACTACATCCCCAATGCAAAATTTTGTAGGAAGTGGCTTCAGCATTGGGGCACTAATAATACATATAAAGTATTATTataacataaaatatttaacaataattGGGATTTAAGCTCACCACAGTATGGGATTTATGTAGGTATTTTCACGTTTAACTGGCTCTTCTTTGGGCTTCAAAAAgctaaaataaaatgtacaaaaaaaaaacgaataaaTCACAATTCTATGAAAGGCTTTCACTTTCATTAAAATCTATTGACTTGTGCAATTCAATGATGAATATAATAATATGTATGTAGTTGCATCAGAAATAAACTCAGCAAGAGTCTCTTGGTCTTTTGAAAATACTTATTAAAGATTCAAACTAATTCTAGTATTATAACACCAAGgataaattaaaattctttGATTCTTACCCATCGTCTTTGACGGCATCGACATTTTCGGTCTTAACACTTGTGTGCTTTTCCGAGCTGGAGCTTTTCTTATTCTTActtttcttcttgtttttgcgtttctttttcttctcctTCGACGGATTATCTTTATGTTCGGAAGGCTGATCATCATGTTGATCCGAAAAGTCGGATTGTTTTTTATCGTCCAAGTCCAACTGCTTGAGGATATCCTCACTAAACAAATGCTTAATGTACTCCTCGTCTGCCTCAGAATCGGATTCCGAAAGGTTAATAACAATTGGATCCATAGTTTTCTGTGCACCAGAGGCAGGACTGGTTTCCTGCTTCACTTTCCTCGGTCGCGGCATTTTCAAATGACAACTAATTAAGACTTTTGGTAAATTTTCTTGAATATTAGCACTTCTTCGCACGGCAATGACAAGGCAGAACTTTCTTCACAAGGTGACAGATCCGTGTTGTAAAATCCTTTCAGTGTTGGACATTTGGAAATGAAGCCGAAATATACTAGAAAAAAAGCTAGAAGCTAATGGTTGAATAACAGTACTCCGATAGTGATTGATTCACAATTTTATGCCTTGGAAGCATTTTATTAAGCTTCATTgaagtttatttattgaagaaattatttatttgatcAAAACATAGTCAAGCTTCTACAGTCCATTTTTTCCCTACCCTCCAATTTTCAAGATCAAGTTTCTATAACTATATAGtacttttataaaaattttattttattttccttgaATATATTCAGTCTACTTTCAGGGATTATAGTTTTATTCAAAGAAAACTGCCATGGGAGTTGAGCAAAAAGTATCGCATACTTTTAGTGCTGATTGTGGAGCCATACAAAAAGcgatcaaaaattaaaaacttttcggTTAACTCACTCCCGAAACTCCGGATGGCTTTTGATTTGGCCACTTTTTCTTTTGCCGTTTGTCTTCAGGTAACACACACATGCCCTCCCACCCATATGAACCGAAATACAGAAAACAGTCAGGTAGttaaaacttttaaattgTGGGCGGAGCTGGGATCATTTGTGATTTCTGCCGTCTGGGCGCAGCAAATAAAAAGCTGAAAAGTGGTAACAGAAAGCTGGGAAAACTCCAAGTTACAGGCATTGCAGAAGTGCTCTGTCACTGCTCATTTGTtgctaataattataaaagttTTCCTCAGACACCGACCCCCCACCAAGCGACATAAGTACCGCACaaatatatagaaaaacaCTTGCCAGACTATCTGTCTGATGGAAAAAGGGTAGGAAAAGTTTAGCTTACTAACGCTTCATTCACAATTGTTTAGTTTACAAAAGTTTTTTGTACTATttggcgttttttttttcttgttatatccaaaaatatttgtaaagtCCTTTTCAACGATGATGCATTTAGCTCAGATTTCGCTGAAAATAGTTTTGCAGCCACGGCTCGGCCTAAAAGCCTGgagtattaaatttttatttgcttaCTTCATAACAATAGTGGATTCGAATAGAGAGTGGTGTGATGTGGAGTGGTGGGTTGGTTGGTGGGGTTTCCTATATAAGTCATTTAGTTTGTGGACTTGGAGCACAGCCAGAATGCTTGGATGGCAAACAAGTCGAACAAAGCGAGCGCCAAATTGCCTTAAAAGCCTTTTCAAGTCAAAAGTTTTGCCTGTTTGCGCATAATTATTTAGCCATGacttaaacaaaaaactaagGAGCCCATAAAGTATTTACTTCAATGATTGGGCGaataaatgtttcaatttcaaatattaaaaagtaaaattagAAGGAGCTAGTTCTTAGTTTTAATTATCTATTTATTACTATTCCGTGATGCCATGGTggcggaggtggtggtggtggcggtggtggttCCGGATCCGGTTCGGGATCCATTTCTTCTTCACTTATATTCTCCTCCTCACTCTCCGATAAATTCCCCTCTTCATCACCGAACTTCAATCTTTCCAACAACTCAATTTGGGTTTTCAATATGGCAAACACCACAAAGGTCTTTTCGATGCGTTCCCGGTATAGTAACTGAAGGAATTTTTGGTCTACTGGCTCTCTTGATTCAAAAGTAAATGAAAAATTCTTCCGCCTCTTCGCCTTGGGACCGATCCTTTCCTGGTTGTATAGCTTCCGCTGGATGTTCTGCGCCACTGTTCGATTGTTCCGCCTGTAACCCCTCTTCCGGTGAAACAATTTCataataaactttatcgcATCCGCGTATTCCACTCGCAAGAACTCCCAGTAGGTAATGCGGTGGATGTTTTTCCGATCCCGTTGGGCTTTGGCATCGGCCAGATGCCGCTCCAGCATGGACATGATCATATTAAGGAGCAGAGCCTTAACCACAAAGCCTAGTACGGCGTAGAGTACAATTCCCAGCCATTTGCCGCCGCGTAAGAAATCGCGCAGCGCAATACTGTAGCCAAAGGAGAAGCTTGCCACTGAAATAATACCCGTCTTCAGGTTGTTGACTGTCGGCGAGAAATTACCATTCGTGACGACCGCCGAGGTGCCAATAGACATTAGGAAAACGGCAGTCACAATAAAGGTGGACACCAATGTACCGCCTGCCATTCTGAGGGTTTTGTTGAACAGCTGGAATGTCCTGGCAAATTGCATCACCCTCCACAGACGCAGTGTGATCAGAGCCACAGTGAAGCCCATAAATACGTTACAGGCGTCGTTGAAACGTAGCGGCCTCTGAAAGTCTATGAACTCTACATTCACCGAAGTTTCCAGGTCACGGATCATCTGTTGGACCAATTTATCCCGCCTGGCCATAGCTCCCACAAGCAGGACACTAAACGTCAAGGTTATCGCATCCAGCTTGGTCCAAATGTTTCGTAAGCGACCTGGTTCATACCAGACCTTGGCGAAAAACAACTTGGCAAATTGCAGCCAACAGATCAGAAATATAAACAGGACCAGCATGCCAAAGGACGAGAAGTCACGCATCCGCTCCACGAAAACGACACTGTCCACAGTCATGTGGGTGACACTCGACCCGAAGGGGAATTGCTCCAGCCACAGAGTGCACACACTAAATACATTCCCATCCGCATTGTACAGGGTGAAGTCAATAAACAACGCTGACGTATTCCGATCCAGCCAGCTCTTTCTCTTCAAGTACCTCAAGATTATCAGACTTTTTTTCCGGCTATCTGAGAGAAGATTCTGGTATCCGATCGACTCGGGATAGCTGATGAAGTGACCATAATGGTTGATACGAAACAAGATGTGCTCCGACACAGTCGACTCGCGCATCACCCAGGGCTGATGAATTTTCCAGAACTTGTCCGTATAGGCTTCCCTGGCATATGGCAGCTTCCAGCCCTCGGAGTAGTCTCTCACATCGAATACGGGATCCTGCAATCCCACGTGCCGGTCAACGGTTCTCAATTGTCGCAACCTCACCGAGCCCAGCATTTTAGTAGACTCTGCATGGACCCAGGGAGCTCCTCCGAAATCCCCCCTTTCCGTGAATGCCCTAATTATAGAGCTCTCAAGGAAAAGGTATATATTGGGCAGAAGGAAAACGGTAGACAATCCAACAGTGCCAGTATGATTGTGTTGAAAGAGGTCTTGCGTAATTTTGTTATTATAGTAGAGCAGATTATCAAAAATAACCAATACGAAAATGAGCAGGATGAAAAATAATCTCCCAAAGACTCGAAGCTCTTCGGTAATCAGTCTATACTTCAGGTTGAGCCTCTCATACCGATGTCTTTCCGTGATCATCAATTGACTCTTCAAGCTCTGAAGTTTTCTTCGCAAATTCCCCATCAAAGTTTCTACCCTGGCAATGGAATCGGTCGATATGGTGGCCTGATGCGGTGGCCACAGGGCTGCATCGAGTGATATGATTGCGAATTTGATGGGTACTACAATCACGATCTGAACCAAGCACACCGATATAAACACTATCATCATCTTGTTCACCTTGACAGGCTCGTGGGAGAATCCCGAGAACTTCCAAATGCAAAAAGCACACCCTGCCATTATGAAGAACGTCATGAAGAATATAATATTACTTTCTTTTGCTTGAACCATCTTGGTattactatatttttttctcttttaaaactttagctCAGCGAGTAATAGTTGTGACTTGATATCTCGGACTACTTTGATAAACTTGCTTATAAAAATTGACAGCTGCCAGCTATTCCCCAAAATCCTATGAAATATTCACCAGTTTTATCCCGCATCTTCAGTATTTTTCACTTGCCTCTCTA of the Drosophila ananassae strain 14024-0371.13 chromosome 2R, ASM1763931v2, whole genome shotgun sequence genome contains:
- the LOC6493625 gene encoding uncharacterized protein LOC6493625; translation: MPRPRKVKQETSPASGAQKTMDPIVINLSESDSEADEEYIKHLFSEDILKQLDLDDKKQSDFSDQHDDQPSEHKDNPSKEKKKKRKNKKKSKNKKSSSSEKHTSVKTENVDAVKDDGFLKPKEEPVKRENTYINPILCAPMLKPLPTKFCIGDVVLDFGLDEDSEPMHVIPELEPRQPSSTHRVVKPRRLPTKFKDKPPPKPRKPIIKPSTTTEKKPIDWDWLMDKNFRPISPIPRSAVDDLMDLPSSQDIVDSYMKAKNDSIPMSEAEWPICLVGGKHNAKTPPREPIVDSDKESEKEDALKETWNTTGEEYFNWENWDRNRHIESQAKPKVKEEEMHMGHLEIGPEEERAMKEWIKSELLSEPLSDIEEFDMLLSLAKDYPKNHDLLFDLLSPNNGKSSAREVRKPLPARPLDKVTIKIEPVDPQIPTNPVIQPIIPAFKIKQEPIDYDETPKPTLPFMSDVTVPFIKQEPIDDGYDRVVENCRPERPIILDVKDIGPVPPKPQDEAAIQEWLQQCSVTISQQLQALIYAENTPKENSTAPGAVDFETAISMEQLKPPSPENQATKMNTIPENGWQNSFRVRLEDFEDIIDQNMTEFRDPQAKKLRTKWNQQFGCKAAESLRRNLLMPPLPVHLDQCLQKIRILRRPTKRKVEDLRLRIEMKFCKMFCTLQLNRNIVLKAAVNRLDNSVYSTDIDVIQKRFVATQIAWIWSNGTLMIINGRGQNMLAETQRELMMKLTGQLNFVAEPANKLLHLRLVSYAYYPWRILLTQFSEAYALCSEPLQSDMHYVYYVDKTMPGVAARVHESGMIHVFAMTTAEADKMLQKLYLITANYRKLEPKKEPKS
- the LOC6493624 gene encoding polycystin-2, producing the protein MVQAKESNIIFFMTFFIMAGCAFCIWKFSGFSHEPVKVNKMMIVFISVCLVQIVIVVPIKFAIISLDAALWPPHQATISTDSIARVETLMGNLRRKLQSLKSQLMITERHRYERLNLKYRLITEELRVFGRLFFILLIFVLVIFDNLLYYNNKITQDLFQHNHTGTVGLSTVFLLPNIYLFLESSIIRAFTERGDFGGAPWVHAESTKMLGSVRLRQLRTVDRHVGLQDPVFDVRDYSEGWKLPYAREAYTDKFWKIHQPWVMRESTVSEHILFRINHYGHFISYPESIGYQNLLSDSRKKSLIILRYLKRKSWLDRNTSALFIDFTLYNADGNVFSVCTLWLEQFPFGSSVTHMTVDSVVFVERMRDFSSFGMLVLFIFLICWLQFAKLFFAKVWYEPGRLRNIWTKLDAITLTFSVLLVGAMARRDKLVQQMIRDLETSVNVEFIDFQRPLRFNDACNVFMGFTVALITLRLWRVMQFARTFQLFNKTLRMAGGTLVSTFIVTAVFLMSIGTSAVVTNGNFSPTVNNLKTGIISVASFSFGYSIALRDFLRGGKWLGIVLYAVLGFVVKALLLNMIMSMLERHLADAKAQRDRKNIHRITYWEFLRVEYADAIKFIMKLFHRKRGYRRNNRTVAQNIQRKLYNQERIGPKAKRRKNFSFTFESREPVDQKFLQLLYRERIEKTFVVFAILKTQIELLERLKFGDEEGNLSESEEENISEEEMDPEPDPEPPPPPPPPPPPWHHGIVINR